In Erigeron canadensis isolate Cc75 chromosome 6, C_canadensis_v1, whole genome shotgun sequence, the following are encoded in one genomic region:
- the LOC122604525 gene encoding receptor-like protein 9DC3, protein MVVKASFVASPRYERCEHSRSDRLVSDVNLSSNDFSKTSLNHLLGGFLDCELQIGRPSPLVELDVVDCNISGSAHHVLCSHRVKKYPILLRNAINLGNNHLSGVIPDCWDKWQGMYYLNLENNYFSGAIPGTLGSLRELQSLNMRGNKLSGKIPASLMNLKYLITLQISRNELVGKIPKWFGNLSYLRILNLRSNNFVGNIPYELCYSTHIQILDLADNNLSGSIPRCINNFSVLSSKKVLSDNQISLNAFKAFNGSNSLVMKGRDDTYNSILGLVILLDLSSNNLVGNIPSEISLNIIHHIL, encoded by the exons ATGGTTGTCAAGGCTTCGTTTGTTGCGTCGCCTCGATATGAGCGGTGTGAACATTCGAGAAGCGATCGATTGGTTTCAG ATGTCAATTTGTCATCCAACGATTTTAGTAAAACTAGTTTAAATCATCTTCTTGGAGGTTTTCTTGATTGCGAATTACAGATTGGTCGACCTTCACCGCTGGTGGAGTTAGATGTTGTTGATTGCAATATTTCAG GATCAGCACATCATGTGTTGTGTTCTCATAGAGTGAAAAAGTACCCGATTCTTCTCAGAAATGCTATTAATTTGGGAAACAATCATTTGTCAGGTGTCATTCCTGATTGCTGGGACAAATGGCAGGGAATGTATTATTTAAACTTAGAGAATAATTATTTTTCTGGTGCGATTCCAGGAACATTGGGCTCTTTACGTGAGTTACAATCACTGAACATGCGTGGGAACAAGCTCTCAGGAAAAATACCTGCTTCTCTAATGAATTTGAAATATTTGATAACCCTTCAAATTAGTAGGAATGAGTTAGTTGGAAAGATTCCAAAATGGTTTGGTAACCTTTCGTATTTAAGAATTCTCAACCTTAGATCAAACAATTTTGTCGGAAATATTCCTTATGAGCTCTGTTATTCTACACATATCCAAATATTGGATCTCGCTGATAATAATCTATCTGGAAGTATTCCAAGATGTATCAACAACTTTAGTGTCCTTTCTAGCAAAAAAGTTCTGAGCGATAATCAAATATCTTTAAATGCTTTTAAAGCGTTTAATGGTAGTAATTCATTGGTGATGAAAGGACGGGATGACACATATAACTCTATTCTTGGACTGGTGATATTGTTGGACCTTTCAAGTAACAATCTTGTAGGGAACATTCCAAGTGAAATATCTTTAAATATCATTCATCATATTCTTTAA